From Cydia splendana chromosome 12, ilCydSple1.2, whole genome shotgun sequence, a single genomic window includes:
- the LOC134795656 gene encoding uncharacterized protein LOC134795656, which yields MNLTPTGRMIYDEYKKSKRQADFYHRAKRALKFNKEKSFQELTKDMNPYAKTILKMQINLCNKNKKGRRFSLEEKLIALSIMKQSPKCYRFLHKIFILPSRSTLNKMVAGLKIESGICPQVFEVIRRETEKWSYKKKLCSVIFDEMSLEAGLSYDKNKDKINGLVELGERKNDFADHALVFMLRGAVHKWQQPIAFYFCQGATKGTELKSILVDIITAVVGCGLKPISLICDQGSAFQAALNCLKADTARDQLLTNQEPDGTVTINEVKLMVIFDPPHLIKGLRNNFLNKDISFEGKLSTWRDIVDVYETDCNNMETRMLHKLNDQHVIPEKIKKMKVKNCVKVFSYTLSSALSYTANFSHYADGRPVSETLRNTAETVLFFDKLFDSINGSATYSQKKGKELRCAVTEKSKHHEFWPESIEKLEKIKYVDSMGNPKSVPSLKNFIATVKTFMKLWQFFKSKNMTIMRPRFFNSDPIENFFGQVRAYNYRNNDPNCHSFKNTFKSLLITRMIKFHGDAYNCEDDSADQIINLKSLFEDSETARVEPGHPKVGDVEDTVEEAQREQLNVLHSRAYTAGWVVTKTMQKYNNQCDSCRKSLTTKEGAIHKWIHQREYDAATKRLTYPSRGAVRCFGTIIKETNGFLEHRAHELNLTAKIMEKILFNNPFSFFKCTTHREILSYFISVTVKFSITNWCNNINKILKGTDIVRIKNRTLPAMQQKAFLKYKKRLRNKSFNK from the exons ATGAACCTGACACCAACGGGCCGAATGATATACgacgaatataaaaaatctaaacgTCAGGCAGATTTTTACCACAGGGCTAAGAGGGCCTTGAAATTCAACAAAGAGAAATCCTTTCAAGAATTGACAAAAGACATGAATCCGTATGCgaaaactattttgaaaatgcaaatcaacctttgcaataaaaataagaaagggCGTCGATTTTCATTGGAAGAAAAACTAATAGCACTGTCGATAATGAAACAAAGCCCTAAGTGCTATAGGTTCCTGCACAAAATTTTTATTCTGCCGTCGCGATCGACTCTAAATAAAATGGTTGCAGGACTTAAGATCGAGTCTGGGATTTGTCCTCAAGTATTTGAAGTAATAAGAAGAGAG ACCGAAAAATGgagctacaaaaaaaaactgtgttcAGTCATATTTGACGAAATGTCTTTAGAGGCTGGCTTGTCTTATGACAAAAACAAAGATAAAATTAATGGGTTAGTAGAGCTTGGCGAGAGAAAAAATGATTTCGCTGATCATGCCCTCGTGTTTATGTTGAGAGGAGCTGTCCACAAGTGGCAGCAGCCAATAGCCTTTTATTTTTGCCAAGGCGCTACTAAAGGCACAGAATTAAAAAGTATACTCGTGGATATTATCACAGCGGTTGTAGGATGCGGGTTAAAGCCGATATCCCTTATTTGCGACCAAGGGTCAGCTTTCCAAGCGGCTCTAAATTGCCTGAAGGCTGACACAGCGCGTGACCAATTACTGACAAATCAGGAACCAG ATGGCACAGTAACAATAAACGAAGTCAAACTGATGGTTATATTCGACCCTCCTCATCTTATTAAAGGATTGAGAAATAATTTTTTGAATAAAGACATTTCCTTTGAAGGAAAATTATCCACATGGAGAGACATCGTGGATGTATACGAAACGGACTGCAATAATATGGAAACAAGAATGCTGCATAAGTTAAATGACCAGCATGTGATacctgaaaaaattaaaaagatgaAG GTCAAGAACTGTGTAAAAGTATTTAGTTACACACTGTCTTCGGCTCTATCTTACACAGCCAACTtct CTCACTATGCGGACGGCAGACCTGTGAGTGAAACATTAAGAAACACTGCTGAAACAGTTTTGTTCTTTGATAAATTGTTTGATAGCATCAACGGATCAGCAACCTATTCACAAAAGAAAGGAAAAGAGCTACGCTGTGCAGTGACAGAAAAATCTAAGCACCATGAATTTTGGCCGGAGAGCATCGAGaaactggaaaaaattaaatatgtagattCCATGGGAAATCCGAAATCCGTGCCTTccttaaaaaactttattgccACGGTAAAAACATTCATGAAGCTGTGGCAGTtttttaagagcaaaaatatgacaataatgCGCCCAAGGTTCTTCAATTCAGATCCAATTGAAAACTTCTTTGGCCAAGTCAGGGCCTATAATTATAGGAACAACGACCCCAACTGCCACAGTTTCAAGAACACCTTTAAATCATTATTGATTACTAGAATGATAAAGTTTCATGGTGACGCTTATAATTGTGAGGATGACTCGGCAgaccaaataattaatttaaaatcattatttgaagatAGTGAAACTGCTAGGGTCGAGCCGGGTCATCCCAAAGTAGGAGATGTAGAAGATACTGTAGAAGAGGCCCAACGGGAGCAACTAAATGTTCTCCATTCGCGAGCGTACACTGCTGGATGGGTggtaacaaaaacaatgcagaaatataataatcaatgtGACAGTTGCAGAAAAAGCCTTACTACTAAAGAAGGCGCAATCCACAAATGGATTCATCAAAGAGAGTATGATGCCGCCACGAAACGCCTTACTTACCCATCCAGAGGTGCTGTTCGGTGTTTCGGTACAATTATTAAAGAAACAAACGGATTCTTGGAACACCGAGCCCATGAATTAAATCTGACGgccaaaattatggaaaaaattTTGTTCAACAATCCATTTAGTTTCTTTAAATGTACCACACACCGTGaaattttgtcatattttatttccgTGACAGTAAAGTTCTCGATTACAAATtggtgcaataacattaataaaatattaaaaggaaCGGATATTGTGCGGATAAAAAACCGCACTTTGCCTGCGATGCAGCAGAAagcttttttaaaatataagaaaagacTGAGGAATAAatcgtttaataaataa
- the LOC134795881 gene encoding uncharacterized protein LOC134795881: MYYQCCVCKTLRKDAFTLYRFPSTEKRLIMWLKCLETNGFGNMSPEQVRKAFICEKHFEQRFVSASTRRLNAKAYPSLFSQDEINSGIPSHENAENMDPLKEHAYVRKSHDDHTYCQQVPQKASPAIPSTSGVKSTAVGHTPKQTMAVSIATEPVPTTSDIEKETMPELCSSFITELVVAEKVTACISPSVQSHNEAVFVTTAEAAIKQSNAEEQQILPEANIPECVAVEEVTSTNSPREQSQVLTVFVTTAEAAIKQSNAEEQQILPEANIPECVAVEEVTSTNSPREQSQVLS, translated from the exons ATGTATTATCAGTGCTGTGTGTGTAAAACTCTGCGAAAGGACGCTTTTACTTTGTACCGTTTTCCTAGTACTGAGAAAAGACTCATTATGTGGTTGAAGTGTTTGGAAACAAATGGTTTTGGAAATATGTCGCCGGAGCAAGTTCGAAAAGCTTTTATTTGTGAGAAACACTTCGAACAGCGGTTTGTTTCGGCATCGACACGGCGTCTCAACGCGAAGGCTTATCCTTCGTTATTCAGTCAAGATGAGATTAACAGTGGGATCCCATCTCATGAAAATGCCG AAAACATGGATCCGCTGAAAGAACATGCATATGTTCGTAAATCACATGACGACCACACATACTGTCAACAAGTGCCTCAAAAag cGTCTCCTGCCATTCCATCCACATCGGGGGTTAAATCAACCGCAGTGGGCCATACACCAAAACAGACTATGG CCGTTTCTATAGCCACAGAACCTGTCCCGACAACTTCAGACATTGAAAAGGAGACCATGCCCGAACTATGCAGCAGCTTTATTACAGAACTTGTTGTAGCTGAGAAGGTTACAGCTTGTATTTCACCTAGTGTACAGTCACACAATGAAG CAGTCTTTGTAACAACTGCTGAAGCTGCAATCAAACAATCAAATGCTGAAGAGCAGCAGATTTTGCCAGAAGCAAATATTCCAGAATGTGTTGCGGTTGAGGAGGTTACCTCTACCAATTCACCAAGGGAACAGTCTCAAGTTCTAA CAGTCTTTGTAACAACTGCTGAAGCTGCAATCAAACAATCAAATGCTGAAGAGCAGCAGATTTTGCCAGAAGCAAATATTCCAGAATGTGTTGCGGTTGAGGAGGTTACCTCTACCAATTCACCAAGGGAACAGTCTCAAGTTCTAAGTTAG